Genomic DNA from Lutibacter sp. A80:
TTTACCAGTAATGTCGTATGCTGTAAAATACTCTTCTGCATTTTATGGACCTTTTAGAGATGCTGCAGATTCAGCTCCATCTTTTGGAGATAGAAGAACATACCAAATGGATCCTTCAAATAGAGATGAAGGGTTGCGCGAAGCAACTTTTGACGATCAAGAAGGGGCAGATATTTTAATGGTAAAACCGGCCTTGGCTTATTTAGATATTATTAGAGATTTAAAAAATAATTTTGACCGTCCAATTGCGTGTTATAATGTAAGTGGAGAATATGCAATGATTAAAGCGGCAGCAGAAAAAGGGTGGATTGATGGTGAACGTGTAATGATGGAAAGCTTATTGTCTATGAAAAGGGCAGGAGCCGATATTATTATTACTTATTTTGCTAAAGAGGTAGCAAAATTATTAAAAAAATAAAACATTATGAAATTAGAAAAATCAATTGAATTATACACTAAAGGAAAAAAACATTTAGTAGGAGCTGTAAATTCACCAGTAAGAGCTTTTAAATCTGTTGGAGGCGTACCAATTTTTATTGATAAAGCCAAAGGGAGTAAAATTTACGATGTTGATGGGAATGAGTATGTAGATATGGTATTATCTTATGGCCCAATGATTTTAGGACATAGAAATAGTGTGGTTGAAAAAACTGTAAAAAAATATTTAAAAAACGGTTATACTTTTGGCGCTTCTACTAAAGGTGAAATTATTTTGGCAGGTTTAGTTTGTGATGCTTTTCCGGGAATGGATAAAGTTCGTTTTGTAAATTCTGGTACAGAAGCTGTTTTAAGTGCAATCCGTTTAGCTAGAGCCTTTACAGGAAAAAATAAAATAATAAAATTTTCAGGTTGTTATCACGGTCATTCAGATGCATTATTAGTTGCAGCTGGTTCTGGTTTAGCTACATTAAGTATTCCTGGTAGTAAAGGAGTACCTGATGAGGCTGTTAAAAATACACTTATTGCAGAATATAATAATATTGATAGTGTTGAGCACCACCTAAGAAAAGATGATGTTGCAGCTGTTATTATTGAGCCAATAGCTGGTAATATGGGAGTAATTCAGCCTAATAAAGATTTTATTGAAGAGTTAAGAGCATTAACAAAAGCTAGTGGTGTTTTATTAATAGCAGATGAGGTAATGACAGGTTTCCGATCTAAATTTGGAGGAGCACAAGAATTATTAGGTTTTGAAGCTGATATAACTTGTTTGGGAAAAGTTGTTGGAGGAGGTTTTCCTGTAGGAGCTTATGGAGCAAGAAATGAGATTATGGAAATGGTATCGCCTTTAGGAGATATGTATCAAGCAGGAACATTGTCAGGAAACCCAATAGCAATGTCTTGTGGAATTGCTACTTTAAAAGAATTAAAAAAACAGAATCCTTATGCAGATTTTGAAAAAACTGCTGCATTTTTAGAGCGTGAAATGAAAGCCGCTGCTAAAGAAAATGGTATTGATTTACAAGTGAATAGATTTGGTTCTATGATCAATCCATTTTTTACAAAAGAAAAAGTAGTAGATTTTAAAACAGCGCAAACAAGTGATACTAAAAAGTTTAAAACATTCTTTTGGAAAATGATGGAACACGGAGTATTCTTACCACCATCACAATTTGAATCTTGGTTTTTAGCAACAGCTATGTCAAAAAGAGATATTTATAAAGTGCGTTCGGCAATACAAATAGCCATGAAAGCTGTTGCAGATAAATTTAATTAAAAGTTTGAGGTATCTAGTAATAAATACTTAATACCAACTATAAGATACCAACTATAAGATACCAACTACCAGATACTAAAAAAATGATAAAAAACGATTTATTTTTAAGAGCATTAAAAGGAGAAACTGTTGAGCGTCCACCAGTTTGGATGATGCGTCAGGCAGGAAGATATTTACCAGAGTTTATAGCTATTCGTGAAAAATATGATTTTTTCACACGTTGTAGAACTCCAGAATTAGCTTCAGAAATAACAGTACAACCAATTCGTAGATATGGTATGGATGCTGCTATTTTATTTTCTGATATTTTAGTAATTCCTCAAGCTATGAATATTGAGGTTGAAATGAAACCAGGTGTTGGTCCTTGGTTGCCAAATCCTATTCGATCTCAAAAAGATGTAGACAATGTAATTGTGCCAGATGTAACTGTTGAATTAGGTTATGTTATGGAAGCAATTAAAGCAACTAAAGAGTTGTTGAATAACGAGATTCCGTTAATTGGTTTTGCAGGTTCACCTTGGACAATCTTATGTTATTGCGTACAAGGTCAAGGTTCAAAAAACTTTGATAAAGCCAAAGAATTTTGTTTTACACAACCAATTGCAGCGCATACGTTATTGCAAAAAATAACAGATACAACCATTGCTTACTTAAAAGAAAAAGTAAAATCGGGTGTAAATGCTGTTCAAATTTTTGATTCTTGGGGAGGAATGTTATCTCCAACAGATTATCAAGAATTTTCTTGGAAATACATCAATCAAATTATTGAAGCATTAAAAGATGATGCGCCAGTAATTGCCTTTGGAAAAGGATGTTGGTTTGCATTGGAAGATATGGCAAATTCAAATGCATCTGCTATTGGTATTGATTGGACAGTTGCTCCAAAAGTAGCTCGAAAATTAACTGGAAATAAAGTAACTTTACAAGGTAATTTTGATCCTGTTCGTTTGTTATCGCCTCCAAAAGTAATTAAAACAATGGTAAAAGAGATGATTGATGAATTTGGAAAAGATAAATATATTGTAAATTTAGGTCACGGAATTTTACCACACGTACCTTTAGATAATGCCAAAGCATTTATTGATGCTGTTAAAGAGTATAATAACTAGATAATAGAATTGAGATTTTAATATTGAATAGAATTTCATTACTCATTTCTTATTACTAACAACTCACTGCTAATTATGAAGAATCTAATTCAAAAATATAATATTCCAGGACCAAGGTATACCAGTTATCCAACAGTACCTTTTTGGGATAAAGAAGGAATTGCTCAACAAGATTGGGAACGTACAGTTAAAAAATCGTTTGACGAAAGTAATGAAGTAGAGGGAATTAGCTTATACATTCATTTACCTTTTTGCGAAAGTTTATGTACGTTTTGCGCGTGTCATAAAAAAATAACAAAACGTCACGAAGTAGAACAACCTTATTTAGAAACTGTTTTAAAAGAATGGGATTTATATTGTGATTTATTGGTTGAAAGACCAAAAATTAGAGAAATTCATTTAGGTGGAGGAACACCAACTTTCTTTTCTTCAGAAAATTTAAAAAAACTAATAAACGGAATTTTTAAAAGAGCCGATAAGTTTGAAACTTTTGATTTTAGTTATGAAGGACATCCAAATCATACTTCAGAAGAGCAATTACAAACCTTATATGATTTAGGTTCAAGACGAAATAGTTTTGGAATTCAAGATTACGATCCTAAGGTTCAAAAAGCAATACATCGTGTTCAAAGTTTTGAGCAAGTAAAACGTGTAAACGATTTGTCTAGAAAAATAGGTTATGAATCTATCAGTCACGACTTAATTTTTGGATTGCCTTTTCAAACCGAAGAAAGTATACGAAATACCATAAAAAATACCATTGAATTAAAACCAGATAGAATTGCTTATTACAGTTATGCACATGTACCTTGGATAAAAGGAGTTGGACAACGTGGTTTTGATGAAAATGATTTACCTAAAGATACTGAGAAACGTCATTTATACGAATTAGGAAAACAATTGTTTTTTGATAATGGTTATGTTGAAGTTGGTATGGATCATTTTGCTTTGCCAACCGATTCGTTACATAAAGCTATGGAATCTAAAAAATTACATAGAAACTTTATGGGGTATACTGCTGGTAAAACCGAATTAATGATTGGTCTGGGAATGTCTTCAATTTCAGATTCTTGGTATGCTTTTGCGCAAAATGAAAAAGATGTTGATACCTATACTAAAAAAGTGAATAAAGGAATTATTCCAATTTTTAGAGGTCATTTATTAACTGATACGGATTTAGTTATTAGAAAACATATTTTAAATTTAATGTGTAACCTAGAAACTGAATGGGATAATAAATTAAGTGAAAAAGTAAAAACAGAAATTATAGAACGCTTACAAGAGATAATTGACGATGGTTTGGTTGAAGTTTCAAATACTAAAATAACTGTAAAAGAAGAGGGAAGAATGTTTATTAGAAATATTTGTATGGCCTTTGATTTACGTTTAATTGAAAATAAACCAGAAACCAGAGTCTTTTCTATGACTATTTAAGTGTAATTATAAAAATACTTAACTTAAACTCGGACATTTAAAATGTTCGAGTTTTTTTATGCATAATTTGGAGTAAAATCTATCTAGCATATATTTTGTTAAGTATATTAATATGTTTTTAAGGTTAAGTTTTTTTCAAATCAAATATTATTAAATTTTTTATAGGAAACTCTTGCTAGAATATAAAGCTCAACATATTTAATATTGGGCTATAATTTTTGTAAATTTGCCGAACTTAAAAAAACACACATAATGGCAAAATTTGAAGTAAAAATTCCTAAAATGGGTGAAAGTGTTGCAGAAGCAACTATAACTTCTTGGTTAAAAGAAGTTGGCAGTAGTGTTGAACTAGATGAAGCAATTGTAGAAATTGCAACAGATAAAGTAGATTCTGAAGTGCCGAGTGAAGTAGAAGGAACTTTAATAGAGATATTGTATGATGTTGATAGTGTAGTAAAAGTTGGTGATACCATTGCAATAATTGAAACTTTAGGAGAAAACGAAAGTACAAATACTACAGATGAAGTTGAAGTTGTTGATGAAGCTACAACTATTGAATTAGAAAAAGAAGTTAATGAGGTAATTGAAACAACAAGTATAGAAAAAAAATCCGCATCGGGTAAATTTTATTCTCCTTTAGTTAGAAATATAGCAGAAAAAGAAGGTGTTTCAATTGAACAATTAGAAGCTATTGTTGGAACTGGGAAAGACAATAGAGTTACAAAAGATGATATTTTTGCATATTTAGAAAGTGGAAAAAATGAAGTTACACCAGTTGAAAAAAAGGAGCCTGTTTCAAAAAATATAATCGAAAATAAAACTGCAGTAAAACCTGTAACTCCAGTTTCAGTTAATGGAGGTGATGAAATAATTGAAATGAGCAGAATGGGAAAATTAATAGCCCATCATATGTCAGAGTCTGTTCAAACATCGGCACATGTACAATCATTTATTGAAGTTGATGTAACCAATATTGTTAAATGGAGAAATAAAATTAAAGACCAATTTTTTGCACGTGAAGGTGAGAAAATAACCTATACTCCAATTTTTATGCAAGCAGTTGCAAAAGCTATTAAACAATATCCAATGATTAATATTTCTGTTGATGGTGATAAAATTATCAAAAGAAAAAATATTAATTTAGGAATGGCTGCAGCTTTACCAGATGGAAATTTAATTGTACCGGTAATTAAAAATGCAGATCAGTTAAATTTAGTTGGAATAACAAGATCTGTAAACGATTTAGCAAATAGAGCTAGAACTGGAAAATTAAATCCAGATGATATTCAAGACGGTACTTATACTGTTACAAATGTTGGAAGTTTTGGAAGTGTTTTTGGAACTCCAATTATTAATCAACCACAAGTCGCTATTTTAGCTTTGGGTGCTATTAGAAAAGTGCCTGCTGTAATTGAAACACCTGAAGGTGATTTTATAGGAATAAGACATAAAATGTTTATTTCACACTCTTATGATCATAGAGTTGTAAATGGTGCATTAGGAGGAATGTTTATAAAAGTTATTAAAGACTATTTAGAGGCTTGGAGTGTAGATGCTAAATTTTAAAGCAGTCAGATTTTTTATTTTATTCTAAAAAAATATTTTATTAAAATATCTGTATTGTTGAGGTTAAACCATTTTAATTTCATACAATATGGATATTGTTAATTTAAAATAATATAAACGGATTCTCGAAAAGTTTCAATTATGGAGCTTTATTTATCTTAAAATTTATTGATTTTTATTAAAAATTATAACTATGATTGATTTTATTAATCTAATTGATTACACCACTTTTATTAAAGAAGTTTTCCTTGATAGAGGAGTTTCTAATTTTTGGGCAGAGCTATTAAATTTAATTATAACACTAAGTATAATTGCTGTAGGTGCTTATTTTTTAGACAGAACCTTAAGAAGAATTATAATCAAAGGTTTTGATATGTTTTCTGTTAAAACTACTACTACATTTGATGATTTTTTAGTGCAAAGTAAATTTCCTAGGTATATAGCTCATATAATACCTCTAATATTTTTAGAAGCATTAGTTCCATCAATTTTAATAGACTTTCCTCTTTTATTTAAAGGGTTTGAAGATGTTATAAGTATATATGCAATTGTTTTATTTGTAAAAATTATTAGAAGTTTTTTAAGGTCTACACAGCGATACTTAAGAACCAAAGAACGTTATAAGGATAAGCCTTTAGAAAGCTATATTCAAGTTATAATGATTTTTTTATGGGGTTTAGCAATTATTTTTATCATTTATCAATTAACAGGAAGAGATATTTTAAGTTTTGCTACATTAGGTGCAGCATCTGCTGTAATATTGTTAATTTTTAAAGATACTATTTTAGGTTTTGTAGCTTCAATTCAGGTTTCTGTTAACGATATTGTTAGAATAGGTGACTGGATTGCATACCCAAAATTTGGAGCAGATGGTACGGTTACAGATATTAATTTAGCATCAGTTCGTGTGCGTAA
This window encodes:
- the hemN gene encoding oxygen-independent coproporphyrinogen III oxidase, yielding MKNLIQKYNIPGPRYTSYPTVPFWDKEGIAQQDWERTVKKSFDESNEVEGISLYIHLPFCESLCTFCACHKKITKRHEVEQPYLETVLKEWDLYCDLLVERPKIREIHLGGGTPTFFSSENLKKLINGIFKRADKFETFDFSYEGHPNHTSEEQLQTLYDLGSRRNSFGIQDYDPKVQKAIHRVQSFEQVKRVNDLSRKIGYESISHDLIFGLPFQTEESIRNTIKNTIELKPDRIAYYSYAHVPWIKGVGQRGFDENDLPKDTEKRHLYELGKQLFFDNGYVEVGMDHFALPTDSLHKAMESKKLHRNFMGYTAGKTELMIGLGMSSISDSWYAFAQNEKDVDTYTKKVNKGIIPIFRGHLLTDTDLVIRKHILNLMCNLETEWDNKLSEKVKTEIIERLQEIIDDGLVEVSNTKITVKEEGRMFIRNICMAFDLRLIENKPETRVFSMTI
- the hemL gene encoding glutamate-1-semialdehyde 2,1-aminomutase, giving the protein MKLEKSIELYTKGKKHLVGAVNSPVRAFKSVGGVPIFIDKAKGSKIYDVDGNEYVDMVLSYGPMILGHRNSVVEKTVKKYLKNGYTFGASTKGEIILAGLVCDAFPGMDKVRFVNSGTEAVLSAIRLARAFTGKNKIIKFSGCYHGHSDALLVAAGSGLATLSIPGSKGVPDEAVKNTLIAEYNNIDSVEHHLRKDDVAAVIIEPIAGNMGVIQPNKDFIEELRALTKASGVLLIADEVMTGFRSKFGGAQELLGFEADITCLGKVVGGGFPVGAYGARNEIMEMVSPLGDMYQAGTLSGNPIAMSCGIATLKELKKQNPYADFEKTAAFLEREMKAAAKENGIDLQVNRFGSMINPFFTKEKVVDFKTAQTSDTKKFKTFFWKMMEHGVFLPPSQFESWFLATAMSKRDIYKVRSAIQIAMKAVADKFN
- a CDS encoding mechanosensitive ion channel family protein; the encoded protein is MIDFINLIDYTTFIKEVFLDRGVSNFWAELLNLIITLSIIAVGAYFLDRTLRRIIIKGFDMFSVKTTTTFDDFLVQSKFPRYIAHIIPLIFLEALVPSILIDFPLLFKGFEDVISIYAIVLFVKIIRSFLRSTQRYLRTKERYKDKPLESYIQVIMIFLWGLAIIFIIYQLTGRDILSFATLGAASAVILLIFKDTILGFVASIQVSVNDIVRIGDWIAYPKFGADGTVTDINLASVRVRNWDNTFTTIPTYSLISDSFQNWRGMEESGGRRIKRAILIKQSSIKFLTKDEIDGFKKINLVSEYLEDKYKEITDYNNKINADKSVLINGRNLTNFGVFRKYLDAYLNQNASVSKELFSMVRQLAPTSKGIPLEIYCFSTNKQWAYYEAIMADIFDHVIAAIPYFDLEVFEEPTGKDLQTFVKESQK
- a CDS encoding dihydrolipoamide acetyltransferase family protein — its product is MAKFEVKIPKMGESVAEATITSWLKEVGSSVELDEAIVEIATDKVDSEVPSEVEGTLIEILYDVDSVVKVGDTIAIIETLGENESTNTTDEVEVVDEATTIELEKEVNEVIETTSIEKKSASGKFYSPLVRNIAEKEGVSIEQLEAIVGTGKDNRVTKDDIFAYLESGKNEVTPVEKKEPVSKNIIENKTAVKPVTPVSVNGGDEIIEMSRMGKLIAHHMSESVQTSAHVQSFIEVDVTNIVKWRNKIKDQFFAREGEKITYTPIFMQAVAKAIKQYPMINISVDGDKIIKRKNINLGMAAALPDGNLIVPVIKNADQLNLVGITRSVNDLANRARTGKLNPDDIQDGTYTVTNVGSFGSVFGTPIINQPQVAILALGAIRKVPAVIETPEGDFIGIRHKMFISHSYDHRVVNGALGGMFIKVIKDYLEAWSVDAKF
- the hemE gene encoding uroporphyrinogen decarboxylase, producing MIKNDLFLRALKGETVERPPVWMMRQAGRYLPEFIAIREKYDFFTRCRTPELASEITVQPIRRYGMDAAILFSDILVIPQAMNIEVEMKPGVGPWLPNPIRSQKDVDNVIVPDVTVELGYVMEAIKATKELLNNEIPLIGFAGSPWTILCYCVQGQGSKNFDKAKEFCFTQPIAAHTLLQKITDTTIAYLKEKVKSGVNAVQIFDSWGGMLSPTDYQEFSWKYINQIIEALKDDAPVIAFGKGCWFALEDMANSNASAIGIDWTVAPKVARKLTGNKVTLQGNFDPVRLLSPPKVIKTMVKEMIDEFGKDKYIVNLGHGILPHVPLDNAKAFIDAVKEYNN